The Babylonia areolata isolate BAREFJ2019XMU chromosome 17, ASM4173473v1, whole genome shotgun sequence genome has a window encoding:
- the LOC143291464 gene encoding uncharacterized protein LOC143291464 — protein sequence MTGWVACCLLGGSLLLISVSLGAGDSQCGAQFHFPTVDVHQDYHYNTTTKTITTSTPTTIYFQIVSNCPESLNVYSLNVDAYDGRSTDGGLGDGKLFCSLRSFGEVSGNCGCDAAGSGSSCHATETFPRRPYRTWKLTDLYRRIASKTVVFNVTYPTILEHLHLTHHEDRSSVTVNKGDTIQFECQWSEGNPQRRVLLLGPDNSTLKEVDVTDGRRSSMRHAMKIISCSDGGQYRCQVEGTEEVKSFTVLVGCPLTFKEPAVFPTKHVVSGEDATFSFRATSYTHNVRSCQLKKPDDTTIGCNSSSSVVTVTGPLPDVDVIVTLKDVTERDEGTWQLTVSNPTPSQENATAFFNVSVPNFNANPDRAYFWKTIGGGSVLLVIIITVIIIVRMRKNRRNLPRATGTAGDDHSAVPVACSDDYLEPVARRVDSAGDEYVEVIPHNPNPPHRVPPPVPPEEHDYIEMTPATRRRVPPPVAPEEHDYIEMTPATRRRVPPPVAPEEHDYIEMTPATRRRLPPPVAAEGPYDDLTVDEIEHTALYSKLGSSHPQN from the exons ATGACGGGGTGGGTGGCCTGCTGTCTCCTCGGCGGCAGTCTCCTTCTGATCTCCGTCAGTTTGGGAGCTGGGGACTCGCAAT GCGGAGCCCAGTTCCACTTCCCAACCGTCGACGTCCATCAAGACtaccactacaacaccaccaccaaaaccatcaccaccagcacgcCGACAACCATCTACTTCCAAATCGTCAGCAACTGTCCAGAAAGCTTGAACGTGTACAGTCTGAACGTCGACGCCTATGATGGACGGAGCACGGACGGTGGTCTTGGTGATGGGAAGCTGTTCTGCTCGTTGAGGTCGTTTGGTGAAGTCAGTGGGAACTGTGGATGTGATGCTGCTGGGTCGGGTTCATCGTGCCACGCCACGGAGACGTTTCCTCGGCGGCCCTACAGGACTTGGAAGCTCACTGACCTGTACAGAAGGATCGCTTCTAAGACTGTGGTTTTCAACGTGACGT ACCCCACCATCTTGGAGCACCTCCATCTCACCCACCACGAAGACAGATCATCAGTGACAGTGAACAAGGGCGACACCATCCAGTTTGAATGTCAGTGGTCAGAGGGAAACCCCCAGAGGAGAGTTCTGCTCCTGGGACCAGACAACAGCACGCTGAAAGAAGTGGACGTCACAGATGGTCGGCGCAGTTCCATGAGGCATGCCATGAAGATCATCTCCTGCAGTGACGGCGGGCAGTACCGCTGCCAGGTGGAGGGAACTGAGGAGGTCAAGTCCTTCACTGTGCTCGTCGGAT gTCCCTTGACATTCAAAGAGCCAGCCGTGTTTCCCACAAAGCATGTTGTGTCAGGAGAGGACGCCACGTTCTCCTTCAGAGCTACCTCCTACACTCACAACGTCAGATCCTGTCAGCTGAAAAAGCCTGACGACACAACTATCGGCTGCAACAGCTCCAGCAG TGTCGTCACTGTGACGGGGCCACTACCAGATGTTGACGTCATCGTGACGCTGAAGGACGTCACAGAACGGGACGAGGGGACGTGGCAGCTGACTGTGTCTAATCCCACACCTTCTCAGGAAAATGCCACGGCATTTTTCAATGTCTCTGTCCCAAACT ttaacgCAAATCCAGACAGAGCTTATTTCTGGAAAACCATTGGTGGCGGCAGTGTGCTgctggttatcatcatcaccgttatcatcatcgtccgGATGCGTAAGAATCGACGAAACCTGCCCAGAGCTACAG GAACAGCTGGTGATGATCACAGTGCAGT GCCTGTGGCGTGCTCTGACGACTATCTGGAACCTGTGGCAAGACGTGTGGATTCTGCAG GTGATGAATACGTTGAAGTCATTcctcacaaccccaacccccctcacaggGTACCCCCTCCAGTTCCTCCAGAAG AACATGATTACATTGAAATGACCCCCGCCACCCGTCGCCGGGTACCCCCTCCGGTTGCACCAGAAG AACATGATTACATTGAAATGACCCCCGCCACCCGTCGCCGGGTACCCCCTCCGGTTGCACCAGAAG AACATGATTACATTGAAATGACCCCCGCCACCCGTCGCCGGCTACCCCCTCCGGTTGCTGCAGAAG